One genomic window of Sporosarcina ureae includes the following:
- the panD gene encoding aspartate 1-decarboxylase, giving the protein MFRMMMNGKLHRATVTEANLNYVGSITIDGALLEAAGMLPNEKVQIVNNNNGARFETYIIEGEPGSGVICVNGAAARLVQPGDIVIILSYAYVSDEEARTHQPTVLIMDEQNRVKEVITEKPGVAIF; this is encoded by the coding sequence ATGTTTAGAATGATGATGAATGGAAAATTACATCGTGCTACTGTTACGGAAGCTAATTTGAATTACGTAGGCAGCATTACAATCGATGGAGCATTATTAGAGGCTGCGGGTATGTTGCCGAATGAGAAGGTACAAATCGTCAATAATAACAATGGTGCGCGCTTCGAGACATATATTATCGAAGGAGAGCCAGGAAGTGGTGTGATTTGTGTCAATGGAGCTGCAGCGCGTCTTGTGCAGCCGGGCGACATTGTGATCATTCTTTCTTATGCGTATGTGTCCGACGAAGAGGCACGTACGCATCAACCAACTGTGCTGATTATGGATGAACAGAATCGTGTGAAGGAAGTAATCACCGAAAAGCCAGGCGTCGCGATTTTCTAA
- the bshA gene encoding N-acetyl-alpha-D-glucosaminyl L-malate synthase BshA, translating to MQQRKLKVGVICYPSLGGSGVVATELGLKMAAKGHEMHYITSSRPFRFLDIHPNIQFHEVTIEGYAVFKYPPYDIALANRIAQVIESEQLDLLHVHYAVPHAISAILAKDMAQSSIGIITTLHGTDVTILGHDPALKNTLSYGINKSDRVTAVSRSLRNETIELLQPTTEIRTIYNFIDEEKYYPREVGHLREELGIASDEKVLIHISNFRKVKRIPDIIESFRLIDKQHKAKLLLVGEGPEKFALEEFVTTHGLQEDIYFLGKRNDLPELLSISDVMLLLSEKEAFGLVLLEAFACGVPAIANAIGGIPEVVQDGVNGFLVELGDVQAVADHVTQLLSDPDLHQHMKSNAIRTVQEEFSSESIVAQYEELYYEVAAMK from the coding sequence ATGCAACAAAGAAAATTAAAAGTAGGTGTCATTTGTTACCCATCGCTTGGAGGTTCAGGTGTAGTAGCGACGGAGTTAGGACTTAAAATGGCGGCCAAAGGTCATGAGATGCACTATATTACATCGAGTAGACCTTTTCGATTTTTAGATATCCATCCGAATATCCAGTTTCATGAAGTGACGATTGAAGGGTATGCAGTTTTTAAGTATCCGCCGTACGACATTGCCCTTGCCAATCGCATAGCGCAAGTCATCGAATCAGAACAGCTGGATTTGCTACACGTTCACTACGCCGTGCCACACGCAATCTCCGCTATTTTGGCGAAAGATATGGCGCAATCATCTATTGGCATCATCACGACCCTACATGGCACCGATGTGACAATTCTTGGTCACGACCCTGCATTAAAAAATACTTTGTCTTACGGTATCAATAAGTCCGATCGTGTGACAGCTGTATCCCGTTCATTACGCAATGAAACGATCGAGTTGTTGCAACCGACGACAGAAATTCGAACAATTTATAATTTCATTGATGAAGAAAAGTATTATCCACGTGAAGTGGGACATCTTCGGGAAGAACTTGGCATTGCGTCGGATGAAAAAGTCCTAATCCATATATCTAATTTCCGTAAAGTGAAGCGTATTCCCGATATTATCGAAAGCTTCCGATTGATTGATAAGCAGCATAAAGCGAAATTATTATTAGTTGGTGAAGGCCCAGAAAAATTCGCTTTGGAAGAGTTTGTTACTACTCACGGGTTGCAAGAAGATATTTACTTCTTAGGGAAGCGTAACGATCTGCCCGAATTATTATCAATCAGTGATGTGATGTTGTTACTTTCCGAGAAAGAAGCATTCGGTCTCGTGCTGCTTGAAGCTTTTGCTTGTGGTGTGCCAGCTATAGCAAATGCGATCGGTGGAATTCCAGAAGTTGTTCAAGACGGCGTTAATGGATTTTTAGTAGAACTAGGTGATGTACAAGCCGTCGCCGATCATGTGACACAGTTACTAAGTGATCCGGATTTGCATCAACACATGAAAAGCAATGCTATACGTACCGTACAGGAAGAATTCAGTTCCGAATCGATTGTAGCGCAATATGAAGAATTATATTATGAAGTGGCGGCGATGAAATGA
- a CDS encoding DUF5590 domain-containing protein — protein sequence MLNWIKFLFLFLLALGFTITIVVFYQAEKPFATSENRAKEAILANNVLEKVDKMDHFHGKTSWITVYGTDKNNHEKIIFVEEKTTKILKAVSIKDGITKRKAKDIIQKEENVEKVLNASLGLENDTPFWEVSYLDNEDFLHYAYLNFADGKWLKRISKL from the coding sequence ATGCTCAACTGGATTAAGTTTCTATTCCTATTTTTACTCGCGCTCGGGTTCACGATTACTATAGTCGTTTTCTATCAAGCGGAAAAACCGTTTGCTACATCTGAAAACAGAGCGAAAGAAGCCATATTGGCAAATAACGTTCTTGAAAAAGTAGATAAGATGGATCATTTTCATGGTAAAACGTCATGGATTACCGTTTATGGTACAGATAAAAATAACCATGAAAAAATTATCTTCGTGGAAGAAAAGACGACAAAGATTCTGAAAGCTGTATCAATCAAAGATGGTATTACAAAGCGGAAAGCCAAAGACATCATACAAAAAGAGGAGAACGTCGAAAAAGTCCTCAACGCCTCATTGGGTTTGGAAAATGACACCCCGTTTTGGGAAGTTAGTTATCTCGATAACGAGGATTTCTTACACTACGCGTATCTGAATTTTGCAGATGGAAAATGGTTAAAGCGAATTTCAAAATTATAG
- the panC gene encoding pantoate--beta-alanine ligase, with amino-acid sequence MNTSATMQIVRSIAELQNILNPRKREGRTVGFVPTMGFLHEGHMELVEEARRDHDIVVMSIFVNPAQFGPGEDYEAYPRDEQHDAELASTAGVDYLFIPSVEEMYPRKSGISILPGEQASRLCGASRPGHFDGVLKVLLKLFSIVDPDESYFGMKDAQQLAIIETFVRDFNLRTSIARVPTVRENDGLAKSSRNVRLLEHERNEASAIYRALCQGKRSYYEGVPLQEVVKIVRKAIEEETSGTIDYVEALAYPSLEENINDMEEVILAAAVQFTSARLIDNIIMSTIKDEKNV; translated from the coding sequence ATGAATACTAGTGCCACCATGCAAATTGTCCGCTCCATTGCAGAATTGCAAAACATTCTGAATCCAAGAAAACGTGAAGGGCGCACAGTAGGTTTCGTACCGACAATGGGCTTCCTTCATGAAGGTCATATGGAATTAGTCGAAGAAGCTAGAAGAGACCATGATATTGTCGTCATGAGTATTTTCGTTAATCCTGCGCAGTTCGGGCCGGGAGAAGATTATGAAGCCTATCCACGCGATGAGCAACATGACGCGGAACTGGCTTCTACAGCAGGTGTCGACTATTTATTTATTCCTTCTGTTGAAGAAATGTATCCTCGTAAGAGTGGGATCAGTATTTTGCCTGGTGAACAAGCTTCGCGTCTTTGCGGAGCTTCAAGACCAGGACATTTCGACGGAGTGTTGAAAGTACTATTAAAGTTATTTAGCATCGTGGATCCAGATGAATCTTATTTTGGGATGAAGGATGCGCAGCAACTAGCGATTATCGAAACATTTGTACGTGATTTCAATCTTCGCACATCAATTGCACGTGTACCTACTGTGCGTGAAAATGACGGACTTGCGAAAAGTTCTCGTAATGTTCGTTTGCTTGAACATGAACGAAATGAAGCGAGTGCAATCTACCGTGCACTGTGTCAGGGGAAACGCAGTTATTATGAAGGCGTTCCGCTGCAAGAAGTAGTGAAGATTGTACGTAAAGCAATTGAAGAAGAAACATCCGGTACGATTGATTATGTTGAAGCACTTGCCTATCCCTCTTTAGAAGAGAATATCAATGATATGGAAGAAGTGATCTTGGCCGCAGCGGTCCAATTTACTTCCGCAAGATTGATAGATAATATTATTATGTCAACTATAAAGGATGAGAAAAATGTTTAG
- a CDS encoding biotin--[acetyl-CoA-carboxylase] ligase, with amino-acid sequence MKSPVKSELLKRLFAAQGEPISGQDIADEFGLSRTAIWKYIKELEEEGYEIGSQRKKGYYLIEAPDLVNKGNITEYLTTERYGRTIKYFTTVPTTQTIAHEDAQNGAEDGTLIIAEEQTAGKGRLARPWTSKANRGVWMSLIIRPDLAPQYAPQLTLVAAVAIVRAIEEVADIQPVIKWPNDILINGKKVTGILTELQSDPDRVKAIILGMGINANQQQSDFPEELQTIATSLRIEKGEMIDRAQLVAAILKYLEQYTDLYVEKGFAPIKILWESYAAITGKKIKASMVHETVEGIALGISHDGMLELRLADGTVRGIYSADIEVKN; translated from the coding sequence ATGAAATCTCCCGTGAAAAGTGAATTATTGAAACGATTATTTGCCGCACAAGGCGAGCCGATATCGGGTCAAGATATTGCCGATGAATTCGGTCTTTCGCGCACTGCAATCTGGAAATATATTAAAGAACTTGAAGAAGAGGGCTATGAAATCGGGTCACAGCGTAAAAAAGGCTATTATTTAATCGAAGCACCCGATTTGGTCAACAAAGGGAACATCACCGAGTATTTAACGACAGAACGCTATGGTCGGACTATTAAATATTTTACAACTGTGCCCACTACGCAGACAATAGCTCATGAAGATGCGCAAAATGGTGCGGAAGATGGCACATTGATTATTGCGGAAGAACAGACAGCTGGTAAAGGACGTTTAGCGAGACCATGGACATCTAAGGCCAATCGAGGTGTTTGGATGAGTTTGATCATTCGCCCTGACTTGGCGCCTCAATATGCGCCGCAACTGACATTGGTTGCAGCGGTCGCAATTGTTCGTGCAATTGAAGAAGTAGCGGATATTCAACCAGTTATTAAGTGGCCGAACGATATTTTAATCAATGGCAAAAAAGTCACAGGTATTCTGACAGAGCTTCAGTCAGATCCCGACCGTGTCAAAGCAATTATTTTAGGAATGGGTATTAACGCTAACCAGCAACAGTCTGATTTTCCTGAAGAACTGCAAACAATTGCGACTTCATTACGTATTGAAAAAGGGGAAATGATTGACCGTGCACAATTAGTGGCAGCGATTCTTAAGTACCTTGAGCAATATACAGACTTATATGTTGAAAAAGGATTTGCACCGATTAAAATTTTATGGGAGAGCTATGCTGCGATAACGGGTAAGAAAATCAAAGCGAGTATGGTCCATGAAACAGTTGAAGGTATTGCACTGGGTATTTCCCATGATGGCATGCTGGAACTACGACTTGCAGATGGCACGGTCCGTGGTATTTATTCCGCAGATATTGAAGTTAAGAATTAA
- the panB gene encoding 3-methyl-2-oxobutanoate hydroxymethyltransferase, translating into MKTTTDFSKMKANGEKISMLTAYDYPTAQIAEQAEIDVLLVGDSLGMVVLGYDSTAHVTLDEMSHHGKAVRRGAKNTFVIVDMPFGTYHGSADTTLQNALRLFQETSANALKVEGSGAVIDKIKLLTTAGIPVCAHLGLLPQSAGVSGGYKVQGKTAAAAKQLIEDAKACEEAGAFMIVLECIPFQLAKEVAQAVSVPIIGIGAGAEADGQVLVFHDMVRYGNHKLPKFVESYAEVGKDIEGAMKLYNLAVKDGSFPSESHRFTMKEEELEALYGGKTL; encoded by the coding sequence ATGAAAACCACAACAGATTTTTCCAAAATGAAAGCGAACGGTGAAAAGATTAGTATGTTGACGGCATATGATTATCCGACAGCACAAATTGCAGAACAGGCGGAGATTGATGTACTTCTTGTCGGAGATTCCCTTGGCATGGTCGTGCTTGGCTATGATTCGACAGCACATGTAACGCTGGACGAAATGAGTCACCACGGTAAAGCGGTTCGACGAGGTGCAAAAAATACATTCGTTATTGTAGATATGCCATTTGGTACGTATCACGGATCTGCTGACACAACGTTACAGAATGCTTTACGTTTATTCCAGGAAACTTCTGCGAATGCACTGAAAGTAGAAGGAAGCGGTGCAGTCATCGATAAAATCAAGTTGTTGACGACAGCTGGCATACCAGTATGTGCGCACTTAGGATTGCTTCCGCAGTCTGCTGGAGTCAGTGGCGGATACAAAGTACAAGGGAAAACGGCAGCTGCAGCTAAACAGCTAATTGAAGATGCCAAAGCTTGTGAAGAAGCGGGTGCGTTCATGATTGTACTGGAATGTATTCCTTTCCAATTAGCGAAAGAAGTTGCGCAGGCAGTATCAGTTCCTATCATTGGAATCGGCGCGGGTGCTGAAGCAGATGGGCAAGTACTGGTATTCCATGACATGGTGCGCTACGGCAACCACAAACTACCAAAGTTCGTTGAAAGTTACGCAGAAGTCGGTAAAGATATCGAAGGCGCGATGAAATTATATAATCTAGCAGTTAAGGACGGTTCATTCCCTTCTGAAAGCCATCGTTTTACAATGAAAGAAGAAGAACTTGAAGCATTATACGGAGGCAAAACACTATGA
- a CDS encoding CCA tRNA nucleotidyltransferase encodes MTTSFGSAASRQVVRELQAAGYEAVFVGGAVRDAELGKKPLDIDITTSATPSQVKEVFRRTIDVGIEHGTILVLMHGEPIEVTTYRTEATTSDACYPVYVASLREDLQHRDFTINALAMTVDGELIDLFDGLEDLQRKVIRAVGKPEERFQEDPLRIFRALRFSSVLDFDIEMETLHSMRTRLPSLHHVAIERIKTEMDKLFQGQNPSRAFHYGREIKLPEQFPELFAAFESLDRYTPFLHARHGFSAMLVVTDTPATELARLFKLSNDEKRFLKQCEEAYAKRKHRAFDSWDFYIYPTDILEVVGKIFNANHEDYDISKEQIEQYKKQLPILQRTDLSFTGKDLLRWSGKSAGKWTSDWIMKIERAVVYGHIKNDALAIKEWFINEISREK; translated from the coding sequence ATGACAACTTCTTTCGGTTCAGCAGCAAGTCGGCAAGTAGTTAGGGAATTGCAAGCAGCGGGTTATGAAGCCGTCTTTGTCGGCGGTGCAGTTCGTGATGCCGAGCTTGGTAAAAAGCCGCTAGATATTGACATTACAACTTCCGCAACACCGTCTCAAGTCAAAGAAGTGTTTAGACGGACAATTGATGTTGGTATTGAACACGGTACGATCCTTGTGCTGATGCATGGAGAGCCGATTGAAGTGACGACATACCGTACAGAAGCTACAACTAGCGATGCTTGTTATCCCGTCTATGTAGCATCATTACGAGAAGATTTGCAACACCGTGACTTTACGATCAATGCACTCGCTATGACGGTAGACGGGGAACTCATTGATTTATTTGATGGACTCGAGGATTTACAGCGAAAAGTCATCCGTGCTGTTGGGAAGCCTGAAGAACGCTTTCAAGAAGATCCGTTGCGAATTTTCCGTGCCTTGCGCTTTTCATCTGTCTTGGATTTTGATATAGAAATGGAAACATTGCATTCGATGAGGACGCGGCTTCCTTCATTGCATCATGTGGCGATTGAACGGATCAAGACAGAGATGGATAAACTGTTTCAAGGGCAGAACCCTTCACGAGCTTTTCATTACGGACGTGAAATTAAATTGCCCGAACAGTTTCCTGAGTTATTTGCAGCGTTTGAATCGCTAGATCGCTATACACCATTTCTTCACGCGCGCCATGGCTTTTCTGCAATGCTTGTAGTAACCGACACACCCGCAACAGAACTGGCTCGGCTCTTCAAATTATCTAATGACGAAAAACGCTTCTTGAAACAATGTGAAGAAGCATATGCTAAACGCAAGCATCGAGCGTTTGATTCGTGGGATTTCTATATTTATCCAACCGACATACTAGAAGTAGTGGGGAAAATCTTTAACGCAAATCATGAAGATTATGATATAAGCAAAGAGCAAATTGAACAGTATAAAAAACAATTACCGATTCTGCAACGCACAGACTTGTCTTTCACTGGCAAGGATTTGTTAAGATGGTCAGGAAAAAGTGCTGGCAAATGGACAAGTGATTGGATCATGAAAATTGAACGAGCAGTTGTCTACGGACACATTAAAAATGACGCACTGGCGATAAAGGAATGGTTTATCAATGAAATCTCCCGTGAAAAGTGA
- the dapB gene encoding 4-hydroxy-tetrahydrodipicolinate reductase, whose translation MMIKLAIAGARGRMGGTAIVAGTEAADIEIVAVLDYKHDGEYLHNGTVTDAKDGIPIYTSLEALHAAHHPDVLLDVTDPDAVFANASQALSLGMDVVIGTSGLTPEMLTDLENLSNEQQKSCIIAPNFSIGAVLMMKFAQQAARYLGDVEILEMHHDRKLDAPSGTAVKTAEMIREVRAAHIQGHPEEQEKLKGARGADIEGMKIHSIRLPGLLAHQEVLLGGEGELLKIRHDSFDRKSFMPGILLSIRESVSTPRFIYGLENIID comes from the coding sequence ATGATGATTAAATTAGCGATAGCAGGTGCACGTGGAAGAATGGGTGGGACTGCTATAGTAGCAGGAACGGAAGCTGCAGATATTGAAATCGTGGCGGTACTTGATTATAAACATGACGGGGAATATTTACATAATGGAACAGTAACTGATGCCAAGGACGGAATACCGATTTATACATCGCTTGAAGCGTTGCATGCCGCACACCATCCTGATGTATTACTCGATGTCACGGACCCCGATGCAGTATTTGCTAACGCAAGTCAAGCCTTGTCACTAGGCATGGATGTAGTAATCGGGACATCTGGTTTGACTCCCGAAATGCTCACAGATTTAGAGAACCTTTCCAATGAACAGCAAAAAAGCTGTATTATTGCACCAAATTTTTCGATTGGCGCTGTCCTCATGATGAAATTTGCTCAACAAGCCGCTCGTTACTTGGGAGACGTTGAAATACTTGAAATGCACCATGATCGGAAATTGGATGCACCGTCCGGAACAGCTGTTAAAACGGCTGAGATGATCCGTGAAGTACGTGCAGCTCACATCCAAGGTCACCCAGAAGAACAAGAGAAGCTTAAAGGTGCACGCGGTGCAGATATAGAAGGAATGAAGATTCACAGTATTCGTTTACCGGGATTACTCGCACATCAGGAAGTACTACTTGGTGGTGAAGGGGAGTTGCTCAAGATCCGTCACGATTCATTCGACCGGAAGTCCTTTATGCCGGGTATATTACTATCGATTCGTGAATCTGTTTCTACTCCGCGATTTATTTACGGGCTTGAAAATATTATAGATTAA
- the dinG gene encoding ATP-dependent DNA helicase DinG has translation MSTSKYAVVDLETTGHSPLNGDRIIQIAIVFIENNKITDTYMRYVHPQRPIPPFIHQLTSIGDEELKDAAPFEKIAEEVADLLTGCIFVAHNTDFDVSFLQKELVRCGMAKWHGKTIDTVELAKIMYPTLPGYRLQDIAESLNISLKQAHRADDDAEATALFLLKAIEKIKTLPKETLNRMHERSFAMKSDVSTLFYEALKHVRGKDTSSDYALFRGIPYLQSKPTTTSWPQPIEFPIDDMAKERVMQKIHPSYHVRESQAHLMDLTWQAFVEKKQIAVEIPTGVGKTIGYLVPALIRAYETKQPVVISTYTNHLVDTLAEEVQKLEKALQMTIPTTVVKGMANYISVGKFEELLHFNDEVYDDSITIMQLLVWLTETTTGDLDEVNVSGGGQLFIDRIRKRSMRVKKDERVADFYTHTLKNCQQSMVILTNHSMLVNDQQRYDPLFHSISGLVIDEAHQMNQAAIRTHQQVFSYTKWKYVMSQLNGLASCQLLFDIQDILKRFHFNHKTSTERLQYSFNEFMLAFDESMLILANSNSTNDNKSTTRTVKPLSKRLRTNEIFDKVLRKMNEYISVTENYAMPIQNLSNELTLHEQAALSEWFYWINEMKIKAGEWIELFLEQPNRSTTIWMEKDSRSLPGSLQIKKSPVNGSEVIRNFIDTFEGETGIVWTSGTLTAGQQDRFVLDQAGLPSSVPLYTFEAPANFYEGAHTLIVEDMPDIQQVSNDEYIEAVADALIQTAVAIEGRVFALFLSHDMLKKTYQTVLDSESLQEEYMLIAQGVSSGSRHKLLKTFKQQKKAVLFGTTSFWEGVDVPGEQLTAVVIVRLPFTSPEEPLFKARSEALVAEHKNAFTHLGLPEAILRFRQGFGRLIRSTDEQGFFIILDRRIDTKSYGQSFLQALPKSLVKKVSLEGLVNEIENCYNE, from the coding sequence ATGTCTACAAGCAAATATGCAGTTGTCGATTTGGAAACGACTGGTCATTCACCTTTAAATGGAGATCGGATCATTCAAATTGCCATTGTATTTATTGAAAACAATAAAATAACAGATACATATATGCGTTACGTACATCCCCAGCGCCCGATTCCACCTTTCATTCACCAGCTGACATCCATTGGTGATGAAGAGTTGAAGGATGCTGCCCCTTTTGAAAAGATTGCTGAAGAAGTGGCTGATTTGCTTACGGGATGTATTTTTGTCGCGCACAATACAGACTTTGATGTATCATTTCTACAAAAAGAATTGGTTCGTTGCGGTATGGCAAAATGGCATGGCAAGACGATCGATACGGTAGAACTAGCGAAGATTATGTATCCTACTTTACCTGGCTATCGTCTGCAAGATATTGCTGAATCATTAAATATTTCATTGAAGCAAGCACATCGGGCAGATGATGATGCAGAAGCGACAGCGTTGTTTTTATTGAAGGCTATTGAGAAAATCAAAACGTTGCCTAAAGAGACGCTGAATCGTATGCATGAGCGTTCATTTGCAATGAAATCGGATGTGTCGACATTATTTTATGAAGCGCTTAAGCATGTACGTGGAAAAGACACGTCCAGTGACTATGCACTATTTCGTGGGATTCCCTATTTGCAATCTAAACCAACCACTACATCGTGGCCACAGCCAATAGAATTTCCTATCGACGACATGGCGAAAGAACGAGTCATGCAGAAAATTCATCCGTCTTATCATGTTAGGGAAAGTCAAGCACACTTAATGGATTTGACATGGCAAGCTTTTGTTGAAAAGAAGCAAATCGCAGTGGAGATTCCAACGGGTGTTGGTAAGACGATTGGCTACTTAGTGCCTGCTTTGATTCGCGCCTATGAAACGAAACAGCCGGTTGTCATTAGTACGTATACGAATCACTTAGTCGACACACTCGCTGAAGAAGTCCAGAAGCTTGAAAAGGCTTTGCAAATGACGATTCCCACGACTGTTGTTAAAGGTATGGCGAATTATATTTCAGTTGGGAAATTTGAAGAACTTTTGCATTTTAACGATGAGGTTTATGATGATTCCATCACAATTATGCAGTTATTGGTCTGGTTAACGGAAACGACGACTGGCGATTTAGATGAAGTCAATGTATCAGGTGGCGGTCAACTGTTTATCGACCGTATTCGTAAGCGTTCAATGCGGGTAAAGAAAGACGAGCGGGTGGCGGATTTTTATACGCATACATTAAAAAACTGTCAGCAGTCGATGGTGATCTTGACGAATCATTCCATGCTGGTGAATGACCAGCAACGTTATGATCCATTGTTCCATTCCATCAGTGGATTGGTGATTGATGAGGCCCATCAAATGAACCAAGCGGCAATTCGGACGCATCAACAAGTATTTTCTTATACGAAATGGAAGTATGTAATGAGTCAGTTGAACGGTTTAGCTAGCTGCCAACTATTGTTTGATATTCAGGATATCTTAAAGCGATTTCATTTCAATCATAAAACGTCTACTGAACGTCTTCAATATTCATTCAATGAATTCATGTTGGCATTTGACGAGTCGATGCTTATACTAGCGAACTCCAATTCAACGAACGACAATAAGTCGACAACGAGAACTGTGAAGCCATTATCCAAACGTTTGCGGACGAATGAAATCTTCGACAAAGTGTTGCGTAAGATGAATGAATATATAAGTGTGACCGAAAACTATGCAATGCCCATCCAAAACTTGTCGAATGAATTGACTTTACATGAGCAAGCAGCACTAAGTGAATGGTTTTATTGGATCAATGAAATGAAAATCAAAGCGGGCGAGTGGATAGAATTATTTTTGGAGCAACCAAACAGAAGCACTACCATTTGGATGGAGAAAGACAGCCGAAGTTTACCTGGCAGTTTACAAATTAAAAAAAGTCCAGTAAATGGTTCAGAAGTGATCCGTAATTTTATTGATACGTTTGAAGGCGAAACGGGCATCGTCTGGACGTCCGGAACATTAACGGCGGGACAACAGGACCGTTTCGTGCTAGACCAGGCAGGATTGCCTTCTAGCGTGCCGCTTTATACATTTGAGGCTCCAGCCAACTTCTATGAAGGTGCGCATACATTGATTGTGGAAGATATGCCGGATATTCAGCAAGTTTCAAATGATGAGTACATTGAAGCGGTAGCAGATGCATTGATCCAAACGGCCGTTGCGATTGAAGGACGCGTATTTGCCTTGTTCTTATCTCATGATATGTTGAAGAAGACATATCAAACGGTACTTGACAGCGAGTCATTACAAGAAGAATACATGCTGATCGCACAAGGTGTCAGCTCGGGAAGCCGTCATAAGTTGCTGAAGACGTTTAAGCAGCAAAAGAAAGCTGTATTATTCGGTACGACAAGCTTTTGGGAAGGTGTGGATGTGCCGGGTGAACAATTAACTGCGGTGGTCATCGTTCGTTTACCGTTTACTTCACCTGAGGAGCCATTATTTAAGGCTCGGTCAGAAGCTTTAGTTGCGGAGCATAAAAATGCATTCACCCATCTTGGTTTACCCGAAGCCATACTGCGTTTCAGACAGGGGTTCGGCAGATTGATTCGTTCAACCGATGAACAAGGATTCTTTATCATATTGGACCGACGCATTGATACTAAATCCTACGGCCAATCCTTTTTACAAGCTTTACCTAAATCATTAGTGAAAAAAGTATCTTTGGAAGGTCTAGTTAACGAGATCGAAAATTGTTATAATGAGTGA